The following nucleotide sequence is from Psychroflexus torquis ATCC 700755.
TCAGCAACTAGCTTGCGTTTTTCTCGTAAGGCAGACTTAATTTTAGTCCTTGCTCTGGCGGTAGTGGCATAGTCCAACCAGTTTTTGGTAGGCTTGGCGGTTGAAGATGTAATTATTTCTACCTGATCACCACTTTTTAAGACACGACTTAAGGCCACAATCTTTCCATTAACTTTAGCTCCACGGGTTGTGTAGCCGATGTCGGTATGAATGGCAAAAGCAAAATCGAGCACAGTAGAACCCTTGGGTAGGGATTTAAGGTCACCTTGGGGGGTGAACACAAATATTTCTTTGGAGTATAGATTAAGTTTAAACTGCTCCACAAAATCAACAGCATTCATTTCATTATTCTCTAATGCCTCTTGTAACCTATTAAGCCATAAATCTAAGCCTTGCTCATCTTGAGCTTCACTTTTATGTTTATACTTATAATGAGCAGCATACCCTTTTTCTGCGATTTCATTCATGCGCTCACTCCTAATCTGTACCTCTACCCATTTTCCTTTTGGCCCCATAATAGTGATGTGGAGAGCTTCATAACCCGTAGTTTTTGGAGAAGAAATCCAATCCCGTAGCCGAGTTGGATTAGGCCTAAAATAATCTGTGACTATAGAATATATCTTCCAAGCTATGAATTTTTCATTTTCTGGATTGGATTTATAAATGATTCTAATGGCAAACTTGTCGTAGATTTCTTCGAAAGAAATGTTTTGAGCTACTATTTTTTTTCGAATAGAGTAGATAGACTTTGGTCTTCCTCTTACCTCTACTTCTAAATCTTCTTTTTCTAAAGCAGTTAAAACAATCTTGGAAAAGTCATGTATATATTGATCTTGTTGTTCTTTACTTTCCTGAAGTTTATCATTTATATCATGATAAACTTCAGGCTCAGTATACTTTAAACTTAAATCTTCAAGTTGAGTTTTGATATTGTACAACCCGATTCTGTGAGCCAGAGGCGCATAAATAAATAAGGTTTCACTGGCAATTTTAACCTGCTTATCTGGACGCATAGCATCCATAGTTTGCATATTATGAAGTCGATCTGCAATTTTTATAATAATGACACGAATATCATCATTCAAAGTCAGCAACATTTTCCTAAAGTTTTCTGCTTGCATAGAGATATCGCCATCTTTTTTAAGACTGGAAATCTTAGTCAATCCATCAACGATTCTAGCCACAACCTCCCCAAACATTTGTTCGATATCTGTAAGAGAGTACTTTGTGTCTTCCACTACATCATGAAGCAAAGCAGAGGCTATTGAGGTAGCATCTAGCCCTATTTCATGAGCTACAATTTTGGCAACAGCTATAGGGTGAAATATATAAGCCTCCCCAGATTTTCGACGCTGATCTTTGTGGGCCTCAACTGCTGTTTCAAAAGCTTTTCGGATTAGTATTTTATCTTCAGAACTTAAAGTCCTGTAGCTAATGCGCAAAAGCTCCTTATATTCTTTGGCAATTTCTTTGCTTTCTTGCGCTAAATACGCATCTGTGATCTCCATAGCTTTCGGCTCTAATTAAAATAAAATTACGATTTATTTTTTAAATTTTTCAATCTTTCTTTCAAAGATGGGTGTGAGAAATGAAAAAACACATAGGCTGGATGAGGGGTTAAATTACTGAGGCTTTTCTTAGACAGCTTTTTTAAAGCAGAACTTAAGAAGTCCCCAGAATAGGTAAAGCTAGCAAAATCATCTGCCTGAAATTCAAAAACCCGGGATAGGTGATTTGTCAATAAGCCAGTCACTAGGGAAATAGGAGCATATAAAAAACTGAAAACTACTAAACCTACATGAAAGCTCGGCAGCTCAATACCTAGAGCTTGAGATAAAACAGGCTCTTCTATAAAAAAAGAAAATAACCAAAGCATGAACCCCGAAGAGATTAAAGACACAAAAA
It contains:
- a CDS encoding RelA/SpoT family protein gives rise to the protein MEITDAYLAQESKEIAKEYKELLRISYRTLSSEDKILIRKAFETAVEAHKDQRRKSGEAYIFHPIAVAKIVAHEIGLDATSIASALLHDVVEDTKYSLTDIEQMFGEVVARIVDGLTKISSLKKDGDISMQAENFRKMLLTLNDDIRVIIIKIADRLHNMQTMDAMRPDKQVKIASETLFIYAPLAHRIGLYNIKTQLEDLSLKYTEPEVYHDINDKLQESKEQQDQYIHDFSKIVLTALEKEDLEVEVRGRPKSIYSIRKKIVAQNISFEEIYDKFAIRIIYKSNPENEKFIAWKIYSIVTDYFRPNPTRLRDWISSPKTTGYEALHITIMGPKGKWVEVQIRSERMNEIAEKGYAAHYKYKHKSEAQDEQGLDLWLNRLQEALENNEMNAVDFVEQFKLNLYSKEIFVFTPQGDLKSLPKGSTVLDFAFAIHTDIGYTTRGAKVNGKIVALSRVLKSGDQVEIITSSTAKPTKNWLDYATTARARTKIKSALREKRKLVAEEGKEILRRKLKSQRISLNERAINEMIVFFKLKTSLDLFYRVGIGAIDNKQIKDFASSRSNALLSFFKNKIRRSPQKGSLIDQDDVSSNYDQLVFGDDEQKLDYKLSACCSPIPGDEVFGFTTIKDGIKIHKKNCPNAIQLQSNYAYRILKARWIDSSQEEFSATLKLTGIDDLGLVSMITNEISKNLHVNILSISFTSNDSIFEGKMVVKVKNLSILNKLIERLEKIDGIDKVKRQ